In Spirochaetota bacterium, one genomic interval encodes:
- a CDS encoding AraC family transcriptional regulator yields the protein MKYRADTSDHFYRTARSNASRMLVPRFIHIGKMRHRSAWSYPAHMHRCNECFLAIEGSALVSIDGEEYPVNAGGMYFVMTGQTHAERSIRTPLSFHYMKFDSRGVSGSGEPLVSGLPVKKQFIPSTPAKIAELFACIAKEAQEDKPGAKDIIDAEILALIWHIRRAVKAIDSTEGTMRQLAIVEAAREYAAENRSRTIRLDEIADACAVSPDYLGHLFKEHVGASPLKYAMSVRIEEAKRLIGVSGLSVSEAAHALGFSSVFHLSRKFKQYAQCSPTVWAGRAQQKSRKR from the coding sequence ATGAAATACCGCGCAGACACCAGCGATCATTTTTACCGTACGGCCCGTAGTAATGCATCACGCATGCTCGTTCCCCGTTTCATTCATATCGGAAAAATGCGTCATCGCAGCGCATGGTCGTATCCGGCGCACATGCATCGATGCAATGAATGCTTCCTCGCGATCGAGGGTTCCGCTCTTGTTTCCATCGACGGTGAAGAATATCCGGTGAATGCCGGAGGCATGTATTTTGTCATGACAGGGCAGACGCATGCCGAACGAAGCATACGTACGCCGCTCTCGTTCCACTATATGAAATTCGACAGCAGAGGTGTCTCCGGCAGCGGTGAACCGCTCGTATCCGGGCTGCCTGTAAAAAAGCAGTTCATCCCGAGTACTCCTGCAAAGATCGCAGAGCTGTTCGCGTGTATCGCAAAGGAAGCGCAGGAAGATAAGCCGGGCGCGAAGGATATCATCGATGCCGAGATACTGGCGCTTATCTGGCATATACGTAGAGCCGTAAAGGCCATTGACAGCACGGAAGGGACGATGCGCCAGCTCGCTATCGTCGAAGCCGCGCGTGAATATGCCGCAGAGAACCGTTCGCGGACGATACGGCTCGATGAGATAGCCGACGCCTGTGCAGTATCACCCGATTATCTCGGCCACCTTTTCAAGGAGCATGTCGGTGCGTCGCCGCTCAAGTATGCGATGAGCGTACGGATCGAAGAGGCGAAGCGTCTCATCGGCGTATCCGGTCTGAGCGTATCCGAAGCGGCGCACGCGCTCGGATTCAGCAGCGTGTTCCACTTATCAAGGAAATTCAAACAATACGCACAGTGTTCACCCACCGTCTGGGCCGGCAGAGCACAGCAAAAATCACGAAAGCGGTAA
- the ileS gene encoding isoleucine--tRNA ligase, with translation MAGDYSSTINLPDTKFPMKANLAQREPEILAEWQKSGIYQAMRDARKGKPKFILHDGPPYANSDIHMGTALNKILKDVIVRYKNLRGFDTPFVPGWDCHGLPIEHHVVKKLKEKNKTVPQEVLRKMCREYAEKYVAIQRKQFERLLCIGDWEKPYLTMSHEYEAAIVDAFARLVDTGYVYKGLKPIHWCPDCETALAEAEVEYADHSSPSVYVKFPMTKPVNDKTKDAPNYVLIWTTTPWTLPANTACAFNTNFEYVAAKFEGAWCVLAKGLLETVLAKKEIDKASVPTVDLSVKEIESLSIRHPFIDRASAVVFADYVTLDTGTGIVHTAPGHGQEDYQTGLMYGLPVLSPVDRQGKFTDEFPEMKGVLVWDANQKVIDILTSKGILYFTEKISHSYPHCWRCKSPLIFRATEQWFMKIDHEGLREKTLATLDGITWYPKWGNVRMGNMLSGRPDWCLSRQRAWGVPIPAMYCTKCGKTLLTRETALHVAAIVKQKGVDVWFSAPVSELLPAGTKCECGGTDFQKENDILDVWFDSGVSSFAVLEKHPDLSVPADVYIEGNDQYRGWFQASIWPSMALRGEPPYRTLITSGWMLDETGKPMHKSAGNAVAPDEVTKVYGADILRLWVMSEDFKEDLRLGKNLLDKTADAYRKIRNTFRYLLGNLNDFDTARDAMPVRELTEVDRLELSRLHSFVKDVTEKLDTYEFHVYFQRLVNYCNTELSSTYFDILKDRLYCDGKRSATRRSAQTVLFAILEALVRICAPVLPFTAEEIYRSYRKTDTPVQLTTWVDADEKLIDAALEKKWDAVFELRSEALKALELAREKGVVGKSLEGELFVHPKHPETKDALAAVKDALNEVFIVSAVTLVDTHDASYHEGENTFMLVKESTKPKCPRCWGRRDDVGKNAKHPELCARCADAIG, from the coding sequence ATGGCCGGCGATTACAGCAGCACGATAAATCTCCCGGATACGAAATTCCCTATGAAGGCGAACCTCGCCCAGCGTGAGCCCGAGATCCTCGCTGAGTGGCAGAAAAGCGGCATCTATCAGGCCATGCGCGATGCCCGCAAAGGCAAGCCGAAATTCATACTCCACGACGGTCCTCCATACGCCAACAGCGACATACACATGGGCACCGCACTCAATAAAATATTGAAGGATGTGATAGTCCGCTACAAGAATCTCCGCGGTTTCGACACGCCGTTCGTCCCCGGCTGGGACTGCCATGGTCTTCCGATAGAACATCATGTGGTGAAGAAGCTCAAAGAAAAGAACAAGACCGTCCCGCAGGAAGTACTGCGCAAGATGTGCCGCGAATATGCGGAGAAATATGTCGCCATACAGCGCAAGCAGTTCGAGCGGCTCCTGTGCATCGGCGATTGGGAGAAGCCCTATCTCACGATGAGCCATGAATATGAAGCGGCTATCGTCGATGCGTTCGCCCGCCTTGTCGACACGGGCTATGTGTACAAGGGGCTTAAGCCCATACATTGGTGTCCGGACTGCGAAACGGCGCTCGCCGAAGCGGAAGTGGAATATGCCGATCATTCCTCTCCGTCGGTGTACGTGAAATTCCCGATGACGAAGCCGGTGAACGATAAGACCAAGGATGCGCCGAATTATGTCCTCATATGGACGACAACGCCGTGGACGCTTCCCGCAAATACCGCCTGCGCGTTCAACACGAACTTCGAATACGTGGCGGCAAAATTCGAGGGCGCATGGTGCGTGCTCGCCAAAGGTCTTCTCGAGACCGTGCTCGCAAAAAAGGAGATCGATAAAGCATCGGTGCCGACGGTCGATCTTTCCGTCAAAGAGATAGAATCGCTTTCGATCCGCCATCCGTTCATAGACCGCGCATCGGCCGTTGTCTTCGCCGACTATGTTACGCTCGATACCGGTACCGGCATAGTGCATACTGCGCCCGGCCATGGACAGGAAGATTATCAGACCGGCCTCATGTACGGGCTCCCCGTGCTCTCGCCTGTAGACAGACAGGGAAAATTCACCGACGAATTCCCCGAGATGAAAGGCGTTCTGGTGTGGGATGCGAACCAAAAGGTCATCGATATTCTCACGTCCAAAGGGATACTGTACTTTACGGAAAAGATATCGCACTCGTATCCGCATTGCTGGCGATGCAAGTCGCCGCTCATATTCCGCGCCACCGAGCAATGGTTCATGAAGATAGATCACGAGGGGCTCCGCGAAAAAACGCTTGCCACGCTTGACGGCATAACATGGTATCCGAAATGGGGCAATGTGCGCATGGGCAATATGCTTTCCGGCCGTCCGGACTGGTGTCTCTCGCGTCAGCGCGCCTGGGGCGTACCGATACCGGCTATGTACTGCACGAAATGCGGAAAGACGCTCCTGACGAGAGAAACCGCATTGCATGTAGCCGCCATCGTCAAACAAAAAGGCGTCGATGTGTGGTTCAGCGCACCGGTCAGCGAGCTTCTCCCTGCCGGGACGAAATGCGAATGCGGCGGTACCGATTTTCAGAAAGAGAACGACATACTCGATGTGTGGTTCGATTCCGGCGTTTCCAGTTTCGCCGTCCTCGAGAAGCACCCCGATCTCTCCGTGCCTGCCGATGTGTACATAGAAGGGAACGACCAATACCGCGGCTGGTTCCAGGCATCGATATGGCCGTCGATGGCGCTTCGCGGTGAGCCGCCGTATCGCACGCTCATCACGAGCGGCTGGATGCTCGATGAAACGGGCAAGCCCATGCATAAGAGCGCGGGGAATGCCGTCGCCCCCGACGAAGTAACGAAGGTATACGGCGCGGATATACTGCGTCTGTGGGTGATGAGCGAGGATTTCAAGGAAGATCTCCGTCTCGGCAAGAATCTTCTCGATAAGACCGCCGACGCATACCGGAAGATAAGGAATACGTTCCGCTATCTCCTCGGCAATCTCAACGATTTCGATACGGCCAGGGACGCGATGCCGGTCAGGGAATTGACCGAGGTCGATCGGCTGGAGCTTTCACGGCTTCATTCGTTCGTCAAGGATGTGACGGAAAAACTCGACACGTACGAATTCCATGTCTATTTCCAGCGGCTCGTTAATTACTGCAACACCGAGCTTTCGAGCACGTACTTCGACATACTCAAAGACCGCTTGTACTGCGACGGAAAGAGATCGGCGACACGCCGAAGCGCACAGACGGTGCTCTTTGCGATACTGGAGGCGCTCGTGCGCATCTGCGCCCCGGTGCTTCCGTTCACCGCCGAAGAGATATACCGCTCATACCGGAAGACCGATACGCCGGTGCAGCTTACCACGTGGGTGGATGCGGACGAAAAGCTCATCGATGCGGCGCTCGAGAAGAAATGGGATGCCGTGTTCGAACTGAGAAGCGAGGCGCTCAAGGCGCTTGAACTTGCGCGCGAGAAAGGTGTTGTCGGTAAATCGCTCGAGGGAGAGCTTTTCGTGCACCCGAAACATCCGGAGACGAAGGATGCGCTGGCTGCAGTTAAGGACGCGCTCAATGAAGTGTTCATCGTGAGCGCGGTCACCCTTGTCGACACGCACGATGCATCATATCACGAAGGCGAGAACACGTTCATGCTCGTCAAGGAAAGTACCAAGCCCAAATGCCCGCGCTGCTGG